A genome region from Streptomyces pratensis includes the following:
- a CDS encoding amidohydrolase family protein — MCVEALPPPSGRLTRRGVLAGAAALAGTVAAAAPATAASVDRDTSSPAARKAAAGVRGGSLVIRGGTLLDPATGEVTEDAVVVIEDGTVRASGPRGSVRVPRDADILEAHGRWVLPGLVDAHIHLSTAAEARDAVRQGATSARSGSTSFYQDVAVRELARHSPELAPRLTAAGIFVTPDLGETVLADPDLTPLARLKDGVRSAEALRRVVEVNIARGADVIKTRVNERAGLPEQDPLVQVYSHEQLSEIVTAARRRGKGVLCHSYSEKGCHDAVTAGIRSLEHGAFVGERTLSEMRRRGTYFTPTLAAIAGLAQSKDPVLAERGRTYLPVLQRAVLAAHELGVPLAAGTDSSGGTVRPIGREVELMRGAGLPALDAIRTATTGAARLLGLERTVGRLARGFAGDAILLDGDPLADVTVLKQPVRVVRAGYAL; from the coding sequence ATGTGCGTCGAAGCCCTCCCCCCGCCCTCCGGCAGGCTGACCCGCCGAGGAGTTCTCGCCGGTGCGGCCGCCCTCGCGGGGACCGTGGCCGCGGCGGCTCCGGCGACGGCCGCCTCCGTGGACCGTGACACGTCGTCACCCGCCGCCCGGAAGGCCGCCGCCGGCGTGCGGGGCGGCAGCCTCGTCATCCGGGGCGGCACTCTCCTCGACCCGGCGACCGGTGAGGTCACCGAGGACGCGGTCGTCGTCATCGAGGACGGGACGGTGCGCGCGTCCGGCCCGCGCGGCAGTGTCCGCGTCCCGAGGGACGCGGACATCCTGGAGGCGCACGGCCGCTGGGTCCTCCCGGGCCTGGTCGACGCGCACATCCACCTGAGCACGGCCGCCGAGGCCCGTGACGCCGTCCGCCAGGGCGCGACCAGCGCGCGCAGCGGATCCACGTCGTTCTACCAGGACGTCGCCGTCCGTGAACTCGCCCGGCACAGCCCCGAGCTCGCGCCCCGGCTGACCGCCGCGGGCATCTTCGTCACCCCGGACCTCGGCGAGACCGTGCTCGCCGACCCCGACCTGACCCCGCTGGCCCGCCTCAAGGACGGCGTCCGCTCGGCCGAGGCGCTGCGCCGTGTGGTGGAGGTGAACATCGCCCGTGGTGCCGACGTCATCAAGACGCGGGTCAACGAGCGCGCCGGGCTGCCCGAGCAGGATCCGCTCGTCCAGGTGTACTCCCACGAGCAGCTCTCCGAGATAGTCACCGCGGCCCGGCGCCGGGGCAAGGGCGTCCTCTGCCACAGCTACAGCGAGAAGGGCTGCCACGACGCCGTGACCGCCGGCATCCGCTCCCTGGAACACGGCGCGTTCGTCGGCGAGCGCACCCTGAGCGAGATGCGCCGCAGGGGCACGTACTTCACGCCCACCCTCGCGGCCATCGCCGGCCTGGCGCAGTCCAAGGACCCGGTCCTCGCCGAGCGGGGGCGCACCTACCTCCCCGTCCTGCAGCGGGCGGTCCTGGCCGCCCACGAACTCGGCGTCCCGCTCGCGGCCGGGACGGACTCGTCCGGCGGCACGGTACGCCCGATCGGCAGGGAGGTGGAGCTGATGCGCGGGGCCGGACTGCCCGCGCTCGACGCGATCCGCACCGCCACGACCGGCGCGGCCCGTCTTCTCGGACTGGAGCGCACGGTGGGCCGCCTCGCGCGCGGTTTCGCGGGCGACGCGATCCTCCTGGACGGCGACCCGCTGGCCGACGTCACAGTGCTCAAGCAGCCGGTACGGGTGGTCCGGGCGGGTTACGCGCTCTGA
- a CDS encoding GntR family transcriptional regulator encodes MADGNGSGSALRDSGSPAPAPGATAQAPLSARAREAVLQRIVDRRYAQGARLVEREVAEELSMSRVPVREALRALVTEGLLELLPHSGVRVRRLEHADVEHLYEVWEPLAVQASRLAARAVAAGGTGELAALEATLRQAESAAASDEGTREVAAHTAFHEGVVAMSGNPLLARTMEQLSWQLRLLFGMREEPAHMRAQHAEMYRHISAGDMEAAAASTLLHVRDSRAVALRSLFGDA; translated from the coding sequence GTGGCGGACGGAAACGGGAGCGGATCAGCGCTCCGCGACAGCGGATCGCCGGCGCCGGCCCCGGGAGCGACAGCCCAGGCCCCGCTCAGCGCGCGGGCGCGTGAGGCCGTCCTGCAGCGCATCGTCGACAGGCGCTACGCACAGGGCGCCCGCCTCGTCGAGCGGGAGGTCGCCGAGGAGCTCAGCATGTCCCGGGTGCCGGTGCGCGAGGCGTTGAGGGCGCTGGTCACCGAAGGGCTCCTGGAGCTGCTCCCCCACAGCGGCGTACGCGTACGGCGCCTCGAACACGCCGACGTGGAGCACCTGTACGAGGTCTGGGAGCCCTTGGCGGTCCAGGCGTCACGGCTCGCGGCCCGCGCCGTGGCAGCGGGCGGCACCGGGGAACTCGCCGCCCTGGAAGCCACCCTCCGTCAGGCCGAGTCGGCGGCCGCGTCGGACGAGGGGACGCGGGAGGTCGCCGCCCATACCGCTTTCCACGAGGGCGTCGTCGCCATGTCCGGCAACCCCTTGCTCGCACGCACCATGGAACAGCTGAGCTGGCAGCTCCGGCTGCTGTTCGGCATGCGCGAGGAGCCCGCGCACATGCGGGCCCAGCACGCGGAGATGTACCGGCACATCTCCGCCGGCGACATGGAGGCGGCCGCGGCCAGCACGCTGCTGCACGTGCGCGACAGCAGGGCCGTCGCCCTGCGCTCCCTGTTCGGCGACGCCTGA
- a CDS encoding phage tail sheath C-terminal domain-containing protein, with product MPTHMGYPGVYIEGLPSAVRTIASVTTSVTAFVGHTRRGPLNRPVRVTSFADFERRFGGLTSQSALSYSVHQFFGNGGTVAVIVRVARAGTGEDACVTLSSTEGRSECPVLEVHAKESGVWGSGLRVAVDHDTPASDRTFNLHILDARGGARESFTGLSMDAGHGRFVETVVNAGSSLVRAKSLDEDRPDPSGTVSKPFAAQLPGLDVELKVKIGDVEREFTLFEPDRDGEPPRTVTELALLLERKLRALPDAPGRHAFAGAEVTAFGRRLQVVAGSVDPDDVVRFVGECANDLGLEASVNPPVFPLEGGKDGDPPGPRDLIGSEGDKTGVQALRDVDDVNLLALPELSAYESAEDMVTVLSAAEQLCQERRIFLLVDSPSTWGSVDAARAGIGAFEPVRSNHAGLYFPHLRLTDPLTGRLRSFPPSGAVAGVIARTDGERGVWKAPAGTEARLAGVRSLTVRLTDRENGLLNPLGVNCLRTFPVVGPLVWGARTLEGADALDSEWKYVPVRRLALHVEESLYRGLQWVVFEPNDEQLWQQIRLKASAYLNDLFRQGAFKGGTPREAYFVKCDKDTTTEADIDRGVVNVVIGIAPVKPAEFVIVKIQQFAGQFDLS from the coding sequence ATGCCGACGCACATGGGCTATCCCGGTGTCTACATCGAAGGACTTCCCAGCGCAGTCCGCACGATCGCCTCGGTCACCACCTCGGTGACCGCGTTCGTCGGGCACACCCGACGGGGCCCGCTCAACCGGCCGGTCCGGGTCACCAGCTTCGCCGACTTCGAGCGCCGCTTCGGCGGGCTCACCTCGCAGAGCGCACTCAGCTACTCGGTGCACCAGTTCTTCGGCAACGGCGGCACGGTCGCGGTGATCGTCCGTGTCGCCCGGGCCGGCACGGGTGAGGACGCCTGCGTCACGCTCAGCTCCACGGAGGGCCGCAGCGAGTGCCCCGTGCTGGAGGTGCACGCGAAGGAGTCCGGGGTATGGGGGTCGGGCCTGCGGGTGGCCGTCGACCACGACACCCCCGCGTCGGACAGGACGTTCAACCTCCACATCCTCGACGCCCGTGGCGGAGCCCGGGAGTCCTTCACCGGCCTTTCCATGGACGCGGGCCACGGCCGTTTCGTCGAGACAGTGGTCAACGCCGGTTCCTCCCTCGTCAGGGCGAAGTCCCTCGACGAGGACCGGCCGGACCCGTCCGGCACGGTCTCCAAGCCCTTCGCGGCGCAGCTCCCCGGCCTGGACGTCGAGCTCAAGGTCAAGATCGGCGATGTGGAGCGCGAGTTCACGCTCTTCGAGCCCGACCGCGACGGTGAGCCGCCGCGCACCGTCACCGAGCTGGCCCTCCTGCTGGAACGCAAGCTGCGGGCTCTGCCGGACGCCCCCGGCAGGCACGCCTTCGCCGGGGCGGAGGTCACCGCCTTCGGGCGGCGGCTCCAGGTCGTAGCCGGGTCCGTCGACCCGGACGACGTGGTCCGCTTCGTCGGCGAGTGCGCCAACGACCTGGGACTGGAGGCGTCGGTCAACCCTCCCGTCTTCCCGCTGGAGGGCGGCAAGGACGGAGATCCGCCCGGCCCGCGCGACCTCATCGGCAGCGAAGGCGACAAGACCGGTGTGCAGGCGCTGCGTGACGTGGACGACGTCAACCTGCTGGCCCTGCCGGAGCTGTCGGCGTACGAGTCCGCCGAGGACATGGTCACCGTCCTGTCGGCGGCCGAGCAGCTCTGCCAGGAGCGGAGGATCTTCCTGCTCGTCGACTCCCCGTCGACCTGGGGCAGTGTCGACGCCGCGCGGGCCGGGATCGGAGCGTTCGAACCCGTACGCAGCAACCACGCGGGTCTGTACTTCCCGCACCTGCGGCTGACCGACCCGCTGACCGGGCGGCTGCGTTCCTTCCCGCCGTCGGGCGCCGTCGCCGGGGTGATCGCCCGCACCGACGGCGAGCGCGGGGTATGGAAGGCGCCGGCCGGGACCGAGGCGCGCCTCGCCGGAGTCCGCTCGCTGACGGTCAGGCTGACCGACCGGGAGAACGGGCTGCTCAACCCGCTGGGCGTGAACTGCCTGCGCACCTTCCCCGTGGTGGGGCCGCTGGTCTGGGGCGCCCGCACGCTGGAGGGCGCGGACGCCCTCGACAGCGAGTGGAAGTACGTACCGGTGCGGCGGCTGGCCCTGCACGTCGAGGAGAGCCTCTACCGCGGTCTCCAGTGGGTCGTCTTCGAACCCAACGACGAGCAGCTGTGGCAGCAGATCCGGCTCAAGGCGTCGGCCTACCTCAACGACCTCTTCAGGCAGGGCGCGTTCAAGGGCGGCACGCCGCGTGAGGCGTACTTCGTGAAGTGCGACAAGGACACCACCACCGAAGCCGACATCGACCGAGGTGTCGTCAACGTCGTGATCGGTATCGCGCCGGTCAAGCCCGCGGAGTTCGTGATCGTCAAGATCCAGCAGTTCGCCGGGCAGTTCGACCTCTCGTAG
- a CDS encoding phage tail protein: MAEFQINAHRFDPYKNFKFLVLWDGRTVAGISKISPLKRTTEVVKHRHGGDPSSPRKSPGRSEFEGVTLERGVTHDPEFDRWANKVWQVGAGLGSEVSLRDFRKDIIIQVLNEAGQVAVSHKLYRAWVSEYQVIGELDANANAVAIQSVKLECEGWERDYEIPEPVEPSFTHPA; this comes from the coding sequence ATGGCTGAGTTCCAGATAAACGCCCATCGCTTCGACCCCTACAAGAATTTCAAGTTCCTGGTCCTCTGGGACGGTAGAACGGTCGCGGGCATCAGCAAGATCAGTCCTCTGAAGCGCACCACCGAGGTGGTCAAACACCGCCACGGCGGTGATCCGAGCTCACCGCGCAAGTCGCCGGGCCGCTCGGAGTTCGAGGGCGTCACACTCGAACGCGGTGTCACGCACGATCCCGAATTCGACCGCTGGGCCAACAAGGTCTGGCAGGTGGGCGCCGGGCTCGGTTCGGAGGTCTCGCTCCGGGACTTCCGCAAGGACATCATCATCCAGGTGCTCAACGAAGCCGGGCAGGTGGCCGTCTCGCACAAGCTCTACCGGGCCTGGGTCAGCGAGTACCAGGTCATCGGCGAACTCGACGCGAACGCCAACGCCGTCGCCATCCAGAGCGTGAAGCTGGAGTGCGAGGGCTGGGAGCGCGACTACGAGATCCCGGAACCGGTCGAACCCTCCTTCACCCACCCGGCCTGA
- a CDS encoding DUF4255 domain-containing protein has product MSNALAVATVTQALALLIESNLGPEMDIAVKVETRKPPSEPPAEPTVTVFLYQVTPNAAMRNNDLPARAADGTLRNRVAAPLDLHYVISAYGEEAELVGQRLLGCVIRTLHEFPVLPRELIELAAERPHLAGSDLAESLQQVRFTPTVMDVDETSKLWGMLHQTPYTLSVAYQASLVVIEGREKPVPAKPVERRTVRVVPFGAPGAPVPPGADGEFGAAATPAAPGTAGPPATAAVAVTAAAAAGKKAPTKRAAATKASAAKAPAKSTGATTERAVPPRPRRAAKSGTPTPDDKG; this is encoded by the coding sequence ATGAGCAACGCACTCGCCGTCGCCACGGTCACCCAGGCGCTCGCCCTGCTGATCGAGAGCAACCTGGGACCCGAGATGGACATCGCGGTCAAGGTGGAGACCCGCAAGCCGCCGTCCGAGCCGCCTGCCGAGCCGACCGTCACGGTGTTCCTCTACCAGGTGACCCCCAACGCCGCGATGCGCAACAACGACCTCCCGGCCCGCGCCGCCGACGGCACCCTGCGCAACCGGGTGGCCGCGCCACTGGACCTGCACTACGTCATCAGCGCGTACGGGGAGGAGGCGGAGCTGGTCGGGCAGCGGCTGCTGGGGTGCGTGATACGGACGCTGCACGAGTTTCCGGTGCTGCCACGGGAACTGATCGAACTGGCCGCTGAGCGGCCGCACCTGGCGGGCAGCGATCTGGCGGAATCGCTGCAGCAGGTGCGTTTCACACCGACGGTCATGGACGTCGACGAGACGTCCAAGCTCTGGGGAATGCTGCACCAGACCCCCTACACCCTGTCGGTCGCCTACCAGGCGTCGCTGGTGGTGATCGAGGGCCGCGAGAAGCCCGTCCCGGCGAAACCGGTGGAACGGCGCACGGTACGGGTGGTGCCGTTCGGGGCACCGGGCGCGCCTGTACCGCCCGGTGCGGACGGGGAGTTCGGGGCGGCTGCGACCCCGGCGGCTCCAGGGACCGCCGGACCTCCCGCCACCGCTGCCGTCGCGGTCACCGCCGCGGCCGCTGCCGGGAAGAAGGCCCCCACGAAGCGGGCAGCGGCGACGAAGGCCTCCGCGGCCAAGGCTCCCGCCAAGTCCACCGGGGCCACCACCGAGCGGGCGGTTCCGCCGCGTCCCCGCCGGGCGGCGAAGAGCGGCACACCGACGCCGGACGACAAGGGCTGA
- a CDS encoding ATP-binding protein, translated as MGAYEGAGRSGDRDTAEQGRALLTAVHAVLARIDTHAGRAARGSRTTGTTGAAAAGQSVRVPGPDTVVLPDGTAAGAHAHAHVGSDADPRSGPDADPRSGSGSGSGGSGSGSGSGAGSGSGSGGSGSGSGPGRVATEPAGTTVRATHTGPDALDALVACFGLSPFEREIVLLAAAAELDPTTSARCAAACGDPERTHPTFSLSLAALVDPHWSALTPVAPLRRWRIVELDDETRLTTSRLRLDERILHFLAGSPYLDARLHGLLRRTTAPDSLPASYDLTASRVAAGWSAAGHSAPLRVELVGGDLRTRADIAAVAARRSGLGLYEMSAADLPAAPAERDLLARLWQREAVLLPAALLVEVGDLDREQAAATDAFVESAAVPLVVASTDPRPTARPRGERVTVPPLDADEQLGVWADAFADVPDVSEGDLRDLVAQFSLPPHLVRSAGAAVARDLPGEDELDATGLAWKAGLTEARMGMDGLGRRIEPQAAWDDLVLAERQVRVLREITAHVRQRPTVHEEWGFAGTLRRGLGVTALFAGGSGTGKTLAAEVMAKELGLDLFVIDLSQVVSKYIGETEKNLRKVFDSAEQGGALLLFDEADALFGKRSEVKDSHDRYANLEVSYLLMRMEAYRGLAILTTNMKQALDTAFMRRIRFVVDFPFPGESERAEIWRRVLPARAPTKGVDPALLARLTVAGGSIRNIALSGAFLAAEEGDRLQMRHMLEAARTEYLKLDRSLTPSEVQGWV; from the coding sequence ATGGGTGCGTACGAAGGGGCCGGTCGGAGCGGCGACCGCGACACGGCGGAGCAGGGAAGGGCGCTCCTGACCGCCGTCCATGCCGTGCTGGCCCGCATCGACACCCACGCCGGGCGCGCGGCGCGCGGCTCGCGTACGACCGGAACGACGGGTGCTGCGGCGGCCGGGCAGTCGGTACGTGTCCCCGGACCGGACACCGTTGTCCTGCCTGACGGCACCGCCGCAGGCGCCCACGCACACGCCCACGTCGGCTCCGACGCCGACCCGCGCTCTGGACCCGACGCCGACCCGCGCTCGGGCTCCGGCTCGGGATCGGGGGGCTCCGGCTCGGGCTCGGGCTCGGGCGCGGGCTCCGGCTCGGGATCGGGGGGCTCCGGCTCGGGCTCCGGCCCCGGTCGGGTGGCCACCGAGCCGGCCGGAACCACCGTCCGGGCCACGCACACCGGGCCCGACGCCCTCGACGCCCTTGTGGCCTGCTTCGGACTCAGCCCGTTCGAGCGCGAGATCGTCCTCCTCGCCGCGGCGGCTGAGCTGGACCCCACCACGTCCGCCCGCTGCGCCGCGGCCTGCGGGGATCCGGAGCGTACGCACCCCACCTTCTCGCTCTCCCTCGCCGCGCTCGTCGATCCGCACTGGAGCGCCCTCACCCCCGTCGCACCCCTGCGGCGCTGGCGGATCGTCGAGCTCGACGACGAGACGCGGCTGACCACGTCCCGGCTCCGGCTCGACGAACGGATCCTGCACTTCCTGGCCGGCTCGCCCTACCTGGACGCACGGCTGCACGGGCTGCTGCGACGGACCACGGCGCCGGACTCGCTGCCGGCCTCCTACGACCTGACGGCGAGCCGGGTCGCGGCGGGCTGGTCGGCGGCGGGACACAGCGCGCCGCTGAGGGTCGAGCTGGTCGGCGGCGATCTCCGTACCCGCGCGGACATCGCCGCCGTCGCGGCCCGCCGTTCGGGCCTCGGCCTCTACGAGATGTCTGCCGCCGACCTCCCGGCCGCCCCCGCCGAGCGAGACCTGCTGGCCCGGCTGTGGCAACGCGAGGCGGTCCTGCTGCCGGCGGCCCTGCTGGTGGAGGTCGGCGACCTCGACCGCGAACAGGCCGCCGCCACCGACGCGTTCGTCGAGAGCGCGGCCGTGCCGCTGGTCGTGGCGAGCACCGATCCGCGTCCGACGGCACGCCCACGCGGTGAGCGTGTCACGGTTCCGCCGCTGGACGCGGACGAGCAGCTCGGCGTGTGGGCCGACGCGTTCGCCGACGTACCGGACGTGTCGGAGGGCGACCTGCGCGACCTCGTGGCCCAGTTCTCGCTGCCGCCCCATCTGGTCCGCTCGGCGGGAGCGGCCGTCGCCAGGGACCTGCCCGGCGAGGACGAGCTGGACGCGACGGGACTGGCCTGGAAGGCGGGTCTCACCGAGGCCCGGATGGGCATGGACGGGCTGGGCCGCCGGATCGAACCGCAGGCCGCCTGGGACGATCTGGTGCTGGCGGAACGGCAGGTACGGGTGCTGCGCGAGATCACCGCGCATGTGCGCCAACGGCCCACCGTCCACGAGGAGTGGGGTTTCGCCGGAACCCTGCGCCGGGGGCTGGGCGTCACCGCGCTCTTCGCGGGCGGCTCGGGCACCGGGAAGACACTCGCCGCCGAGGTGATGGCGAAGGAGCTGGGCCTGGACCTGTTCGTCATCGATCTGTCCCAGGTGGTCAGCAAGTACATCGGTGAGACCGAGAAGAACCTGCGCAAGGTCTTCGACTCCGCCGAGCAGGGCGGGGCACTGCTGCTGTTCGACGAGGCCGACGCCCTGTTCGGCAAGCGCAGCGAGGTCAAGGACTCGCACGACCGGTACGCCAACCTGGAGGTCAGCTACCTGCTGATGCGCATGGAGGCCTACCGGGGCCTGGCGATCCTCACGACGAACATGAAGCAGGCGCTGGACACGGCGTTCATGCGCCGTATCCGCTTCGTCGTCGACTTCCCGTTCCCGGGTGAGAGCGAGCGGGCCGAGATCTGGCGCCGTGTGCTTCCCGCGCGTGCGCCGACGAAGGGCGTCGACCCCGCTCTGCTGGCGCGCCTGACCGTGGCGGGCGGCTCCATCCGCAACATCGCGCTGTCGGGTGCGTTCCTCGCGGCGGAGGAGGGCGACCGGCTCCAGATGCGCCACATGCTGGAGGCCGCCCGCACCGAGTACCTGAAGCTCGACCGCTCCCTGACGCCGTCGGAGGTACAGGGATGGGTCTGA